The segment TGGTGACCTTGCCGGCCTGCTGGCCGATGAACCCCTCCGGGCCCTGCTTCGAGCCGCTGAGGGTGGAGGCGTCCTGCCCGAAGGTGACGTTCTGGAACACGGCGTCCCCGGAAAGGTCGTGGGTGTCCACCACCAGGTTCTCGGCGTGCACCGGCCTGCTCTCGCCGCCCGCGCTGATCCGCAGCGTCACATCGCCGAACCCCGGCACGTGGGTGACCACCGACTGGCACAGGCCGTGCAGATCGGCGGACTCGATGGCCGAGACGCCCTCCGGGTAGTCGCCCTTGCTCGTGCGGTCCACCGTGACGTACTGGCTGAAGCCGTCGCCGACGAGCTGGTCGGCGGCCACCTGGAAGCTCTGCCCCGACAGCGAGGCCGCCTGCGCGGAGATGGCCAGCGACACCGGTACGACGCCGGTGGCGATGCCGGCCACGACGACACCGGCCAGCAGCAGGGTCGGGACCAGTACGAGCGCTGTCAGCATCCAGCTCGTACGGCCGTGCGGGCTGTCCTTGGGCGTGCTCACGCCTTCATTGCAACCTCGGGCGGTCAGTCCGGCAACCGGAGGGCCCGCACCGCCTCGACGGTGTCGGCCTGCGCCGCCGTCTTGTCCTCGCGGTAGCGCAGGACGCGCGCGAAGCGCAGCGTGACGCCCTCCGGGTAGCGCGTGGAGCGCTGTACGCCGTCGAAGGCGATCTCGACGACCAGCTCGGGGCGGACCGTGACGACCCAGCCGTCGTCGCTGACGGCGAGTTCCAGCAGGTGCCGGGTCTGCCAGCTCAGCAGTTCGTCGGTGAGCCCCTTGAAGGTCTTGCCGAGCATGGCGAAGGTGCCGTCGGGCCGCCGGGCGCCGAGGTGGAGGTTGGAGAGTTTGCCGGTGCGGCGGCCGTGGCCCCACTCGACGGCGAGGACGACCAGGTCGAGGGTGTGCACCGGCTTGACCTTGAGCCAGGAGGCGCCCCGGCGGCCGGCGCTGTAGGGGGCGTCCAGCGCCTTGACGACGACGCCCTCGTGGCCCCGGGCCAGGGTCGCGGCGGCGAAGTCGCGGGCGGCGGCGCGGGTGGGCCCGTCCTGGGGGTCGACGGCGACCAGACGGCGTACGCGCAGGGGCTCGGGGACCACGCGGGCGAGCTCGGCGTGGCGGTCGGCGGCGGTCAGGGCGAGCAGGTCGCGGCCGTCGACGGACAGCAGGTCGAAGAAGACCGGGGACAGGGGGACGGTGGCCCGGGCGCCGGCGACGTCGAGGCGCGAGGCGGTGCGGCCGGCGACCTCCTGGAAGGGGCGGGGGCGGCCGTCGGGGCCCAGCGCGATGACCTCGCCGTCCAGGACGGCCTGCCGGACGGCCAGTTCGCCTACGGCGGCGGCGACTTCGGGCAGCCGGGCGGTGATGTCGTCGAGGGTGCGGGTGTAGATCCGTACGGTGTCGCCGTCCTTGTGGGCCTGGACGCGGATGCCGTCGAGCTTCTCCTCGACGGCGCAGGGGCCGAGCTTGTCCAGGGCCTCGTCCACGTCCTTGGCGGTATGCGCGAGCATCGGCTGCACCGGGCGGCCGACTTCGAGCCGGTAGTCGGTGAGGGCCTGCGGGCCCCGGGCGAGCAGGGCCTGGGCGACGTCGCCGAGGGAGCCGCTGAGCATCACCGCGCGGCGTACGTCCGCCGGGTCGGCGCCGGCGGCCACGGCCAGGGCCTCGGCGGCGAGGGCGTCCAGGGCGCCCTGGCGGACCTCGCCGCCGATCAGGCCGCGCAGGAACTGCTGCTCGTCCTCGGTGGCGGCGGCCATCAGCTCGTGGAGCAGCCGTTTGCGCTCGGCCTGGGCGCCCTTTCCGGCCACCGCCGCGATCCGGTCCAGGGCGCTGTGCACGTCCAGGACGGCGAGGGCGGGCTCGTCGGCGGGCGGGACCGGGTCGCCGAGCGCCCGCCAGCCGATGCCGGTACGGCGCTGGGGCAGCCGCCCGGCGAGGTAGGTGATCACGGTCTGGGCCTCGGCGGGTGAGGTGCCCCGGAACAGCTCGGCGAGGAGCGCGGTCTTCTTCGACCGCGCCGAGGTCGCGGCGACCTCCCGCGACGTCCGGGCGACATCGGCCAGCAGCATGCGTCCAGCGTGACCCAGGTGGGGCCGGTGCGGCTACCGCCGGCCTGCGTCAGTCCTTCATCCCGTCGAGGATCTCGCGCAGGAAGCGGCCCGTCCTTCCGGGCGGTTCGGCCTCCGCGCACAGCCGGTCCATGACGGCGAGGTAGTTGTCGACGTCGTCCGCCTTGTCCAGGTAGAGCGCGCTGGTGAGCTGCTCCAGGTAGACGATGTCCGGCAGGTCCGGCTCCTGGAAGCGCAGGATGGTGACGGGGCCGCCGGCCGCGGCGAGGCCGCCGACGCTGAAGGGTGCGATCTGCAGCGTCACGTTCGGCAGGGCGGCGGTCTCGATCAGGTGCTCAAGCTGCGCGCGCATCACCTCGTTGCCGCCGAGCGCCCTGCGCAGCGCGGCCTCGTCCATGACCGCCCACACCCTGGGGGCCTCGGCCGAGGTCAGCAGCTGCTGGCGGGCCATGCGCAGCGCGACCCGGCGCTCGATCTCGACGGCGGAGGCGCGGGGGTGGCCGAGGCGGGTGACGGCGCGGGCGTAGTCCTCGGTCTGGAGCAGGCCGGGGACGAACTGGACCTCGTAGGTGCGGATGACCGACGCGGCCTCTTCCAGGCCGATCAGGGTCTCGAACCAGCTCGGCAGGACATCGCCGTAGCGGTGCCACCAGCCGGGCGTGCTGGCCTGCCGGGCGAGGGTGAGGAAATCCGCCCGCTCGTTCTCGTCGAGGACGCCGTAGAGGGTGAGCAGGTCGGCGACATCGCGGTCCTTGTAGCCGACGCGGCCCAGCTCAAGGCGGCTGATCTTCGCGTGGGACGCGCGGATCGACTCCCCGGCGTCCTCACGCGAGATCCCGCGCGCCTCGCGCAACTTGCGCAGCTGGGTGCCCAGCACGATGCGCAGCACCGTCGGCCCGCCGCGCGGGTGTTCGAGGTACCGCTTTATCGAGGGCTGTCTGCTCGGCTGTGCCGCCGTCATGCCGGCTCCCGTGAGTGACTGGGCGAGCACTCAGTCTTCCATCCGGGGGCGCTCGAGTACAGTTGTGCGCCCGGGCGTGCCACCGGCGGAATCTGACGGAGCGCCAGCGATCGGGACGGGTGGGCCCGTCAGGTCGTCAGATCGTCGAAGTCGCCGTCCTTCGCACCGCCGATGAAGGCCTCGATCTCCGCGCGGGTGTAGATGAGCGCCGGGCCCTCGGGGTGACGGGAGTTGCGCACGGCGAAGCCCCCGCCGGGCAGGGCCGCGAGCTCCACACAGTTGCCGCTCGGATTGCTGCGCGCGCTCTTGCGCCAGACCACGCCGTCGATGTCGCCGGCCGGTACGCCGTTCTCCAACTCCTGCATGATGAGCCCTCCTTGACGCCATGCACGTGCATCTGCACGTGCATCCGTTCTTACCGCTGTACTTACAGCTGCACTTACGACTGTAATTGCAGATGTGCTTGCACCGGTAGGGATTGGACCGCGATAGTGGATCGCGCAGAACAAACCGTGCCCCCCGCCCGACAGCTCTGCGGAGTCTCGCGATGACCACACACCCGGCATTCCCACCGGGCTACGCCCTGCCCGACGGTCCGGCCACGCGGTTTGCGGCCTGCGCCCTCGCCGGTGACCTTCACGCGGCGGGCGTCGCGCGGCAGTTCACCCGAACGACACTGTGCGGCTGGGGCATGCTCGACCTCGTCGAGAACTCGTCGATCGTCGTGTCGGAGATGCTCACCAACGCCATCCGCTACGGCTTCGACAGCCCGCCGGACCTTGCCCTGTCCTCGCGGCCCTTATGGCTCGGGCTCCTCGGCCGGGGCCATTCGGTGCTGTGTACGGTCTCCGACCCCGGCACCGATGTCCCGGTGGTCAAGGAGCCCGACCATCTCGCCGAGTCCGGGCGCGGGCTGCACATCATCGACTCGCTCAGCGAGTCCTGGGGCTGGACCCCGCCCGACGAGGCGGGCAAGTCGGTATGGGCGATGGTCGTGGCGCGCTAGCGCGTGGACGCCCGGACCGCCCGGACCCTGAGCAGCCGGGTCTCGCCCGGGCGCAGGGTGACGCTGTACGAGCCGGTGACGGTGCCCTCGTGGCGGCCCGACCACAGGTCGGTGACCTCGGCGTCGGCGCCGGGGAGGCCGACGAGGGACCAGGGGACGCCGACGGTGGCGCCGGCGGAGGTGCCGGTGTTGAACAGGGCCACGATGTAGTCGCCGTTCACCTCGCGCTTGCGCCAGACCTGCTTGGTGCCGTTGTCGACGATGCGCACGGCGGCGACGCCGTCCTGGTCGACGCCGATCAGCCGGTCGTTGGTGAGCATGGCCAGGTCGTCCGCGGTGAGGGCGGTGAGATCCGTGCCCAGCAGGAGCGGGGAGGCGGCCATCGCCCACAGCGTGAACATCGAGCGCCGCTGGTCGGGGGTGAGGCCGGTCCGGTAGCCGTTGCCGAGTTCGAGCGAGTCCAGGTCGTTCCAGCTGCCGGACCCGGCGTACGGCTGCCAGGCCGCCGCGGAGTCGAAACGGGAGGCGACGAAGGACCAGTTGGTCAGTGGGTAGCCGCTGCCGTAGAGGCCGGCGCCGCAGTAGCACTCGATGTCGAGCTGGGTGCGGCGGCTGTTGGCGAGCCC is part of the Streptomyces sp. NBC_01262 genome and harbors:
- a CDS encoding ATP-dependent DNA ligase, which produces MLLADVARTSREVAATSARSKKTALLAELFRGTSPAEAQTVITYLAGRLPQRRTGIGWRALGDPVPPADEPALAVLDVHSALDRIAAVAGKGAQAERKRLLHELMAAATEDEQQFLRGLIGGEVRQGALDALAAEALAVAAGADPADVRRAVMLSGSLGDVAQALLARGPQALTDYRLEVGRPVQPMLAHTAKDVDEALDKLGPCAVEEKLDGIRVQAHKDGDTVRIYTRTLDDITARLPEVAAAVGELAVRQAVLDGEVIALGPDGRPRPFQEVAGRTASRLDVAGARATVPLSPVFFDLLSVDGRDLLALTAADRHAELARVVPEPLRVRRLVAVDPQDGPTRAAARDFAAATLARGHEGVVVKALDAPYSAGRRGASWLKVKPVHTLDLVVLAVEWGHGRRTGKLSNLHLGARRPDGTFAMLGKTFKGLTDELLSWQTRHLLELAVSDDGWVVTVRPELVVEIAFDGVQRSTRYPEGVTLRFARVLRYREDKTAAQADTVEAVRALRLPD
- a CDS encoding DUF397 domain-containing protein codes for the protein MQELENGVPAGDIDGVVWRKSARSNPSGNCVELAALPGGGFAVRNSRHPEGPALIYTRAEIEAFIGGAKDGDFDDLTT
- a CDS encoding helix-turn-helix domain-containing protein, yielding MTAAQPSRQPSIKRYLEHPRGGPTVLRIVLGTQLRKLREARGISREDAGESIRASHAKISRLELGRVGYKDRDVADLLTLYGVLDENERADFLTLARQASTPGWWHRYGDVLPSWFETLIGLEEAASVIRTYEVQFVPGLLQTEDYARAVTRLGHPRASAVEIERRVALRMARQQLLTSAEAPRVWAVMDEAALRRALGGNEVMRAQLEHLIETAALPNVTLQIAPFSVGGLAAAGGPVTILRFQEPDLPDIVYLEQLTSALYLDKADDVDNYLAVMDRLCAEAEPPGRTGRFLREILDGMKD
- a CDS encoding DUF6230 family protein; this translates as MSTPKDSPHGRTSWMLTALVLVPTLLLAGVVVAGIATGVVPVSLAISAQAASLSGQSFQVAADQLVGDGFSQYVTVDRTSKGDYPEGVSAIESADLHGLCQSVVTHVPGFGDVTLRISAGGESRPVHAENLVVDTHDLSGDAVFQNVTFGQDASTLSGSKQGPEGFIGQQAGKVTIDHLRQETRSVSAATFRLPGLHLTVKKGSKPCF
- a CDS encoding ATP-binding protein → MTTHPAFPPGYALPDGPATRFAACALAGDLHAAGVARQFTRTTLCGWGMLDLVENSSIVVSEMLTNAIRYGFDSPPDLALSSRPLWLGLLGRGHSVLCTVSDPGTDVPVVKEPDHLAESGRGLHIIDSLSESWGWTPPDEAGKSVWAMVVAR